One Pseudomonas rhizophila DNA window includes the following coding sequences:
- a CDS encoding glutathione S-transferase, which translates to MSRATLYSFRRCPYAMRARMALRYSAVDLNIVEVSLKAKPPEMLALSSKGTVPVLQVDGKVIDESLEIMHWALAQHDPDNWRLLGDLEGQALTAALIEENDQVFKLYLNRYKYPERHPEYPLEHYRTEGEVFLRRLEALLETRAFLAAAHQSLADVAVMPFVRQFAHVDREWFAAAPYPRLQRWLQGLLDSELFVAIMAKQSPTR; encoded by the coding sequence ATGAGCCGCGCCACGCTCTACTCGTTCCGGCGTTGTCCCTACGCGATGCGAGCGCGCATGGCGTTGCGCTACAGCGCGGTCGATTTGAACATTGTCGAAGTCAGCCTCAAGGCCAAGCCGCCCGAAATGCTGGCGCTTTCCAGCAAGGGTACGGTGCCGGTGCTGCAGGTCGATGGCAAGGTGATTGATGAAAGCCTGGAGATCATGCACTGGGCCCTGGCGCAGCATGATCCGGATAATTGGAGATTGCTTGGCGACCTCGAAGGCCAGGCGTTGACAGCCGCGTTGATCGAGGAAAACGACCAGGTCTTCAAGCTTTATCTGAACCGCTACAAATACCCCGAGCGCCATCCCGAGTATCCATTGGAACATTATCGGACCGAGGGCGAGGTCTTCTTGCGCAGGCTGGAAGCGTTGCTTGAAACCCGAGCATTTCTGGCAGCGGCTCACCAGAGCCTGGCCGACGTGGCGGTGATGCCGTTCGTACGGCAGTTTGCTCATGTCGACCGGGAATGGTTTGCCGCAGCGCCCTACCCTCGCCTACAGCGTTGGCTGCAAGGCTTGCTGGATTCCGAGTTGTTCGTGGCGATCATGGCCAAGCAATCACCCACCCGGTGA
- a CDS encoding lactonase family protein produces MRMRSFWPLLMAGSVGAMGVQAETDERHQLLVGSYTAGQSQGIYRLQFDSRNGQLDAQPLQVIKTDNPSWLTLSRDMSRLFVVNENGPGQKDPVGKVSSYAIDPKTHELSLISQVQSLGNEPTHSSLSGDGRHLLVSNYSVVEDPGGTLAVLPVGTDGKLSPVVQLSSHQPSRINPERQMSAHVHSAVSSPDGKYVFASDLGADKVFIYRHDPKANPELPLTAADPAFVQLPPGSGPRHLLFSADGKHAWLTMEMSAQVAVFDYQDGRLTQRQLVDLAAGKPQPGRAAAALHASKDGKFLYVSNRGTTNEVLVFAIDPTAGTLTELQRRSVEGDHPREFSLDPSGKFLLIANQKSNQIVVLERDPKTGLLGKTVQKLAMDAPSDLKFMLPQ; encoded by the coding sequence ATGAGGATGCGTAGTTTCTGGCCCTTGTTGATGGCCGGTAGCGTGGGTGCCATGGGCGTCCAGGCAGAGACCGATGAGCGCCATCAACTGTTGGTGGGTTCCTATACCGCCGGCCAGAGCCAGGGCATCTACCGCCTGCAATTCGACAGCCGCAACGGCCAGCTCGATGCCCAGCCGTTGCAAGTGATCAAGACCGACAACCCATCGTGGCTGACCCTTTCCAGGGACATGAGCCGGCTGTTCGTGGTGAATGAAAACGGGCCGGGGCAAAAAGACCCGGTGGGCAAGGTCAGCAGCTACGCCATTGACCCGAAGACCCATGAGCTGAGCCTGATCAGTCAGGTGCAGTCATTGGGCAACGAACCGACTCATTCGAGCCTCAGTGGCGATGGTCGACATTTGCTGGTCAGCAACTATTCGGTGGTGGAAGACCCGGGAGGCACCCTGGCGGTGTTGCCGGTGGGAACCGACGGTAAGCTGTCGCCGGTGGTGCAACTGAGCAGCCATCAACCGAGTCGGATCAATCCCGAGCGGCAGATGTCCGCCCATGTGCACTCGGCCGTGTCTTCGCCCGATGGCAAGTACGTGTTCGCCAGCGACCTGGGGGCGGACAAGGTGTTCATCTACCGCCACGACCCCAAGGCCAACCCCGAACTGCCACTGACCGCCGCCGATCCGGCCTTCGTGCAGTTGCCGCCCGGCAGCGGCCCGCGTCATTTGCTGTTCAGCGCCGACGGCAAGCATGCGTGGCTGACCATGGAAATGAGCGCCCAGGTGGCGGTGTTCGATTATCAGGATGGGCGTTTGACCCAGCGGCAACTGGTCGACCTGGCAGCGGGCAAACCACAGCCCGGTAGGGCGGCGGCAGCGCTGCATGCCTCCAAGGATGGCAAGTTCCTGTACGTCAGCAATCGTGGCACCACCAACGAAGTGCTGGTGTTCGCCATCGACCCGACTGCCGGCACGCTGACAGAGCTTCAGCGCCGCTCCGTGGAGGGGGATCATCCGCGGGAATTCAGCCTCGATCCGAGCGGGAAATTCCTGCTGATCGCCAATCAGAAGAGCAACCAGATCGTGGTTCTCGAGCGTGACCCCAAGACCGGCCTGCTGGGTAAAACCGTGCAAAAGCTGGCGATGGATGCGCCGAGCGACTTGAAGTTCATGCTCCCTCAGTAA